GACTTCTGACTGGTCCAGCGCGCCGACAAATGCGCAAATTCCGGCGCCTCCTACGATGACAATGACGGCTGCCAGCATGCTGCCTGCATCGTCGCGTCGACTTTTCCATTTTCCGGCCATTGCTCTCTCGCATTCCAGGTCAGCCGCCAAATCGTGCTGTAGAGCATAACATCGATCAGCGGCGGCGTCGAGAAGTCGGGAACGCCTTCAAAAATTGCGACGACCCGGCTGACAGATGTGGCCCACTGTGCCAAACTATGTGCCTTGAAGCGTGCCGCATCACAAGAGTGCGGCAAGCAAATCCCACCTCTCCAATACCGACGGGTAGAACTGCGATGGCTGAGCCACCGGCGGATAAACCAACCGCTACTTCCAGTGATTTGACCGACCGCGTGCTGGGCGACTTCCGCCTGCTGCGACGGCTGGGAATTGGCGGGATGGCTGAAGTTTACCTGGCAGAACAAATTTCCCTCAGCCGTTCCGTTGCGGTCAAGATTCTGCTGGCCGATGCCGTCAGTAAAAAAAACAGCACTCTGCTGCAGCGTTTCGAACGCGAAGCTCGCGCGGCAGGAGGCCTAAGTCATCCGAACATCGTCCAGGTCTATATGATCGGGCAGGCGGACGAACTGCATTTTATCGTTCAGGAATATGTGCAGGGGCAGAACCTTAGTCAGTGGTTTAAAAAGAACGGGCCACCCGACTTCCTGACCGGCCTGAAGTGGATGAAGCAGGTGGCCGCCGCGTTGAAGGTCGCGTCCGATGCGGGAATCGTTCACCGAGACATCAAGCCCGAAAACATCATGTTGACTCGAAGCGGCGATGCGAAAGTCACCGACTTCGGGCTGGCTCAGTTGATCGAATCCAACGAAAAAATGAACCTGACTCAGGCGGGCACCACGATGGGCACGCCGTGGTACATGAGTCCCGAACAAATTCAGGGCGAAAAGCTGGATCACCGCAGCGACCAGTATTCGTTTGGTGTGACGATGTATCACACCTTCGCTGGCCAGCCGCCGTTTCCTGGCAAAAATTCGGTAAGCGTCGCGGTACTGCATTTGAAAGAGAACGCGAAGCGACTGTCTGAACACCGCCGCGATCTGCCGGAAAAACTGTGCGATGTGATTCATCGGATGATGGAGAAGAAGCCGGAAGATCGCTTTGCGACTCCGGATGAACTTCTAAATGCCATTCAGCAACTCGACCATGCGGCGCTAAGCCCGGCAATTGTGGATACGTCGTCGGTGACCGGCTGGCTGCTCGGCGGACTCCCGTCGTGGCGGACCGCGTTGACGGCATTGGTGCTTTGCCTGGTGGCAGGATTTTTTGCCGGCCGTATGCTCTACGAACCGTCTCGCCTGGTGGCCAGCACTGAGTTGTTTCCGGCAGAAGACACGGCCGACCGACAGTATGCCAGAGCCATTGTTCATGCGGGCAACGAACGCGCATGGAAAGCCGTCTACGAAAACTTTCCCGCCGCCGAAGAAGCACTGTGGGCACGGCTGCACCTTGGAATTCACTATCTGACTCGCCCAACGCCGGACCTCACCAGCGCCCGGCGTGAGTTTGATGCGATCTTAAAGCAGACGTCGCTGAATCCGGTCGAACATCGCGAACTGGATTTCCTGACGTCGTTGGGCCTGGCTTATGTGGCCGAACAACAACCGGGGCAGCAGGCAGAACGCGAAAAAATTGTGTTCGGAAAACTTGGCGCTCAGTTTGCAGACCTTCTGGAACGCGACGACTTGCGAGCTCCGGAATTGCTGATCGAATTCCGCAACAAGATCCGTGAAGAGCTGGACGTCTAGTCGTGTGTTCGGAAGCTCACGTTTGGATGCTCTGACGACGGTTGCGTATCGTCGCCAGCTGAAGAAACTTCCAGGCATGTTGAACGGCGGCAACCGCTAAGCCAACGCAGGTAATTCGCTCGCCCGACCCAACTATCAGCGGCCGGAATCGGAGTCCAGCAGCAGCGACGGGTGGTAGCCTCGACCAAGCTTTGTCAGGTCGCGGACAGACATGATGGCCGGCGGATACACGGTGGCGTCGATCATTGCTTCCAGGCGAGTGGTCGGGCCGCCTTCGTCGTAGTGGCCGATGGCCAGAAAACGGTACACGTCGCCGCCAGTTGTGATGTATGGCCCCATGGCTCGCAGTGTTGGCAGGTCGACGATCCCTTCCGCCAAAATCCACGCGGCCGTATTGCGGCGAGACATAACGGTGGAAGAACCGCCAGTCATCTCAAGCGCAGGACGTGACGCAATAATGTCGTCCGGAGCGGTTTCGGTGATGTTCGGAATCGAAAGCAAGACTTCGCGGCGAGCCTGGTTAATGTTGATGCGGCCTTCGATGTACGCGTCATCAGTGATCGTCAGGTTTTGTTCCAGATCGGGAAAGACATTCAGCAGGGTGTTGGCGTCTTCAGACCATGGACTGACGAAGGACTGATCGGTGCCGGAAATCATCTTGGTTGGCAGAGTTTCTCCGGCGATCAAGTCGTAAAGCGAACTGAACTGATACGTCGGAACAATCGTAAGATCGATGTTGTTGCGGGAAATCTGGTCCTGAATGCCTGACTGAGTGTCCGGCTGACCTGCTTCGACGTAGTCTGTGCCGGCAAGTCGAAACGCGACAATGAAGCTGGCCGCTTCTTCGCCGAAAAGTTCCTCAACGGCGTCGTACAGTTCTGTCATCTCACCCATGTTCAGGTTGATTTTCGATTCGCCGTCGGGTGTCGAGTTGCGTTCACGGCTGGATGCTGTCAGGTAATCCTTCCAACCAAGATCCAGAATCCCGTTTTCGTTAAGGTCTTCGCCGGCCCCCGCGTCCAGCAGTCCGTTAAGGTTGCGGTCTTCGCCGTAGAACAGTTCCGGCGTGACACCTTGAATTTTCAACAGTTCGTCGATCGACTCCATCGCTCCGTTCTTGCATGAGTACGGAACTGTCAGGCCTTCGTAGTAGTCCGATTCAGCACCACCCGGACGCCGGTCTTCGTCCGAATCCAGCCAGTCCAGAATCGCATCAACGACGTCGTCGGTCATGTTGGGGATGTTGACCAGCGCCATGTAGGCCAGCCCAAGTCGCTCTTCTTCGGGAACGTTCTCTTCCAGTTGATCCAGCACCAGCAACTGGTTGAGGTTGAACTTTGAATTCTCTGATGCCAGCCCAAAGCGAATTCCGCCCTGATCAATGTTTGCTTCGTCGAACGCCACAATCGAAAAACGAACCTGGCTGCGCGGGCTGGAAGATTCGACTAACAATCGGCCTCGAAAGTTGGTCGGATCGTGGAACAAATTGATTTCGGGATCGAGATCGCGTTCCATCACTCGAGTGGCTGCAAACTGAATGGCCGATTCTGCGGCGGTGCGAGCCACCACGTCTCGACCGCCCATCATGGCCGCTTCGTGAGCCACCAGCATGGTGTCGGTGTAGTTGTATGCTCCGAGTGCCAGGATCACGATGGAGATGGTGACCACAGCAAGAACAAAGCCTCGTCGACGCGGGTTTTCGTGGTGGATGTCGCCAAGGCTTCCGACCGACCTGACGCACTTCGGCAACCCCTCCCGTCGAAGGCAGGGAGCGGTTGAGTGAGCAGGCCCCCTCCCGGCCGTTGCTTCGCTCGGCCGACCTCCCCCTCCGCTGCGTTGGGGGGAGGTGGAATGGTTCGATTGATGGCTGTGATTTTTCATAACGCCCCCTCACCCACAAACGGTTTGGCGACAGGAATTGGTACGACAAGGCGATGCACGGTCGGGTTCAGGTAGCCCTGCTGCTGTTCGGCGGGACGATCGTCGTTTGGGTTTGGCAGGCTGCGAAGTGTGATTTCGATGACAATGGCCAGCGGCATTGCATTCGA
This DNA window, taken from Fuerstiella marisgermanici, encodes the following:
- a CDS encoding serine/threonine protein kinase, with the protein product MAEPPADKPTATSSDLTDRVLGDFRLLRRLGIGGMAEVYLAEQISLSRSVAVKILLADAVSKKNSTLLQRFEREARAAGGLSHPNIVQVYMIGQADELHFIVQEYVQGQNLSQWFKKNGPPDFLTGLKWMKQVAAALKVASDAGIVHRDIKPENIMLTRSGDAKVTDFGLAQLIESNEKMNLTQAGTTMGTPWYMSPEQIQGEKLDHRSDQYSFGVTMYHTFAGQPPFPGKNSVSVAVLHLKENAKRLSEHRRDLPEKLCDVIHRMMEKKPEDRFATPDELLNAIQQLDHAALSPAIVDTSSVTGWLLGGLPSWRTALTALVLCLVAGFFAGRMLYEPSRLVASTELFPAEDTADRQYARAIVHAGNERAWKAVYENFPAAEEALWARLHLGIHYLTRPTPDLTSARREFDAILKQTSLNPVEHRELDFLTSLGLAYVAEQQPGQQAEREKIVFGKLGAQFADLLERDDLRAPELLIEFRNKIREELDV
- a CDS encoding general secretion pathway protein GspK, which translates into the protein MVTISIVILALGAYNYTDTMLVAHEAAMMGGRDVVARTAAESAIQFAATRVMERDLDPEINLFHDPTNFRGRLLVESSSPRSQVRFSIVAFDEANIDQGGIRFGLASENSKFNLNQLLVLDQLEENVPEEERLGLAYMALVNIPNMTDDVVDAILDWLDSDEDRRPGGAESDYYEGLTVPYSCKNGAMESIDELLKIQGVTPELFYGEDRNLNGLLDAGAGEDLNENGILDLGWKDYLTASSRERNSTPDGESKINLNMGEMTELYDAVEELFGEEAASFIVAFRLAGTDYVEAGQPDTQSGIQDQISRNNIDLTIVPTYQFSSLYDLIAGETLPTKMISGTDQSFVSPWSEDANTLLNVFPDLEQNLTITDDAYIEGRININQARREVLLSIPNITETAPDDIIASRPALEMTGGSSTVMSRRNTAAWILAEGIVDLPTLRAMGPYITTGGDVYRFLAIGHYDEGGPTTRLEAMIDATVYPPAIMSVRDLTKLGRGYHPSLLLDSDSGR